Proteins encoded within one genomic window of Nomia melanderi isolate GNS246 chromosome 8, iyNomMela1, whole genome shotgun sequence:
- the LOC116423963 gene encoding uncharacterized protein LOC116423963 isoform X5 — MVYESDFYTTRRPYTRPYVSSYSVTTRPITLPLSTILQYFDDEAREIRAKVDSLLRRVHVFVPRAVASDFLEEIVPERMRSGDYVRRLLSGKSIAKKDPEPVSWYEVPERGDFGTLACVKYVAGNPQSIRRPYYKVADLRPSDIKNDVNFLSYYKKNRQAAANASPDEPMTERELRKARALQPDLDEAALKKVRIIEIEQESKPEKKRGSKKAEARKEPEPEKPKEAAPVKAPEPEPEPVKAEPEPAPEPAKEAAPEPAKEPEPAPEPEPAPKPAKKSVKKTEASKPAKKAEPAPEPAKQAEPAPEPAKQAEPAPEPAKEPEPAPEPAKQAEPEAKPEPEPAPEPAKEAEPAPEPAKEAEPAPEPAKEAEPVVEAKAEPAQEAQPEPAQEPAAEPEAKQEAAPEASSEAQATEAVSETEAAGENQAEDDKVKQDKEEAIKKIEQYLVKAAEQARSDEERKQAAEEERVQLELEEVKAWEALQVAQERAEHINEILDQEKAQAERQAEEAKMEADRLEAERIREVERQLEQARLTALMEEEERMIVEEHLEKVRVQEEEEERLANVAIDDTDEVKDVDCSRDDVVESEVTDQEKEERPFVLIAEDETKIEEESVQEDDHPELPDDPFVEEPVGAESKAHTGENAVEDTPNADDVASGGEEVFEWGDEDA, encoded by the exons ACTCGGCCCATTACCCTACCGCTCTCCACTATTCTCCAG TACTTCGACGACGAGGCGAGGGAAATACGCGCTAAAGTCGATTCCCTTCTGCGACGGGTACACGTGTTCGTCCCACGAGCCGTAGCAAG CGACTTCTTGGAAGAGATCGTGCCGGAACGTATGCGCAGCGGGGATTACGTGCGCCGCCTGCTGTCCGGCAAGTCGATCGCGAAGAAGGACCCGGAGCCGGTCTCCTGGTACGAGGTGCCCGAAAGGGGTGACTTCGGCACCCTGGCCTGCGTCAAGTACGTCGCGGGCAACCCCCAGTCCATCAGGAGGCCGTACTACAAGGTCGCCGATCTCCGTCCCTCCGACATCAAGAACGACGTTAATTTTCTGAGCTACTACAAAAAGAATCGGCAGGCGGCTGCCAACGCCT CGCCGGACGAGCCGATGACGGAGAGAGAGCTACGAAAGG CGCGAGCGCTACAGCCTGATTTAGACGAGGCGGCGCTGAAGAAAG TGCGTATAATAGAGATCGAGCAGGAGTCGAAGCCGGAAAAGAAACGGGGCTCCAAGAAGGCGGAAGCGAGGAAAGAGCCGGAGCCGGAGAAACCGAAGGAGGCTGCACCGGTCAAAGCGCCTGAACCCGAGCCAGAGCCCGTCAAAGCTGAACCGGAACCTGCTCCGGAGCCGGCGAAGGAAGCCGCGCCGGAGCCCGCGAAGGAGCCTGAACCAGCTCCGGAGCCCGAGCCAGCTCCGAAGCCGGCTAAGAAGTCCGTGAAGAAGACCGAAGCTTCGAAGCCTGCGAAGAAAGCTGAACCAGCGCCGGAGCCCGCGAAGCAAGCCGAGCCAGCGCCGGAACCCGCGAAGCAAGCTGAGCCAGCGCCGGAACCCGCGAAGGAGCCTGAGCCGGCGCCGGAACCAGCGAAGCAGGCCGAGCCTGAGGCGAAACCGGAGCCTGAACCAGCTCCGGAGCCTGCCAAAGAGGCCGAACCAGCTCCGGAGCCTGCGAAAGAGGCTGAACCTGCGCCGGAGCCTGCGAAAGAGGCTGAACCAGTCGTAGAAGCGAAAGCGGAGCCCGCGCAAGAGGCTCAGCCGGAACCAGCGCAGGAACCGGCGGCCGAACCGGAAGCCAAGCAAGAGGCAGCGCCGGAAGCGAGCTCGGAGGCTCAGGCTACGGAAGCTGTAAGTGAAACGGAAGCGGCGGGCGAGAACCAGGCAGAGGACGACAAGG TGAAACAGGACAAGGAGGAGGCGATCAAGAAAATAGAGCAATATCTGGTTAAAGCAGCCGAGCAGGCCAG AAGCGACGAGGAGAGGAAGCAGGCGGCCGAGGAGGAGAGGGTGCAGCTCGAGCTGGAAGAGGTGAAGGCGTGGGAAGCGCTGCAGGTGGCGCAGGAACGCGCGGAGCATATCAATGAAATCCTCGACCAGGAGAAAGCGCAGGCCGAGAGGCAAGCCGAGGAGGCGAAAATGGAAGCTGATCGGCTGGAGGCCGAAAGAATACGGGAGGTCGAAAG GCAGCTCGAGCAGGCTCGCCTGACGGCCCTGATGGAGGAAGAGGAGAGAATGATCGTCGAGGAACACCTCGAGAAGGTTAGGGtacaggaagaggaagaggagaggCTGGCGAACGTCGCGATCGACGACACGGACGAAGTGAAAGACGTCGATTGCTCCCGGGACGACGTGGTCGAGAGCGAGGTCACGGATCAGGAGAAAGAGGAGAGGCCGTTCGTGCTGATCGCGGAGGACGAGACGAAG ATCGAGGAAGAAAGCGTCCAGGAAGACGACCACCCGGAGCTACCCGACGACCCGTTCGTCGAGGAGCCGGTAGGAGCAGAGAGCAAAGCACACACAGGCGAGAACGCCGTCGAAGACACGCCGAACGCCGACGATGTGGCATCCGGCGGGGAGGAAGTCTTCGAGTGGGGCGACGAAGACGCGTAA
- the LOC116423963 gene encoding uncharacterized protein LOC116423963 isoform X1 gives MVYESDFYTTRRPYTRPYVSSYSVTTRPITLPLSTILQLRGIPYMPRMPYVAHKRLVTVIHMPYHTVYHGGSLVPIRVHARVRPSVLAAELNRIRNLWRPSTESYTEKYLQSRDRIYFDDEAREIRAKVDSLLRRVHVFVPRAVASDFLEEIVPERMRSGDYVRRLLSGKSIAKKDPEPVSWYEVPERGDFGTLACVKYVAGNPQSIRRPYYKVADLRPSDIKNDVNFLSYYKKNRQAAANASPDEPMTERELRKARALQPDLDEAALKKVRIIEIEQESKPEKKRGSKKAEARKEPEPEKPKEAAPVKAPEPEPEPVKAEPEPAPEPAKEAAPEPAKEPEPAPEPEPAPKPAKKSVKKTEASKPAKKAEPAPEPAKQAEPAPEPAKQAEPAPEPAKEPEPAPEPAKQAEPEAKPEPEPAPEPAKEAEPAPEPAKEAEPAPEPAKEAEPVVEAKAEPAQEAQPEPAQEPAAEPEAKQEAAPEASSEAQATEAVSETEAAGENQAEDDKVKQDKEEAIKKIEQYLVKAAEQARSDEERKQAAEEERVQLELEEVKAWEALQVAQERAEHINEILDQEKAQAERQAEEAKMEADRLEAERIREVERQLEQARLTALMEEEERMIVEEHLEKVRVQEEEEERLANVAIDDTDEVKDVDCSRDDVVESEVTDQEKEERPFVLIAEDETKIEEESVQEDDHPELPDDPFVEEPVGAESKAHTGENAVEDTPNADDVASGGEEVFEWGDEDA, from the exons ACTCGGCCCATTACCCTACCGCTCTCCACTATTCTCCAG TTGAGGGGCATACCATACATGCCTCGCATGCCATACGTGGCGCACAAAAGGCTCGTGACCGTAATCCACATGCCCTACCATACCGTGTACCACGGCGGCAGCCTGGTACCGATAAGAGTTCATGCGCGCGTACGACCCAGCGTCCTCGCAGCGGAGCTGAACAGGATACGGAACCTGTGGAGGCCCTCGACCGAGTCCTACACGGAGAAGTATCTTCAATCCAGGGATCGCATC TACTTCGACGACGAGGCGAGGGAAATACGCGCTAAAGTCGATTCCCTTCTGCGACGGGTACACGTGTTCGTCCCACGAGCCGTAGCAAG CGACTTCTTGGAAGAGATCGTGCCGGAACGTATGCGCAGCGGGGATTACGTGCGCCGCCTGCTGTCCGGCAAGTCGATCGCGAAGAAGGACCCGGAGCCGGTCTCCTGGTACGAGGTGCCCGAAAGGGGTGACTTCGGCACCCTGGCCTGCGTCAAGTACGTCGCGGGCAACCCCCAGTCCATCAGGAGGCCGTACTACAAGGTCGCCGATCTCCGTCCCTCCGACATCAAGAACGACGTTAATTTTCTGAGCTACTACAAAAAGAATCGGCAGGCGGCTGCCAACGCCT CGCCGGACGAGCCGATGACGGAGAGAGAGCTACGAAAGG CGCGAGCGCTACAGCCTGATTTAGACGAGGCGGCGCTGAAGAAAG TGCGTATAATAGAGATCGAGCAGGAGTCGAAGCCGGAAAAGAAACGGGGCTCCAAGAAGGCGGAAGCGAGGAAAGAGCCGGAGCCGGAGAAACCGAAGGAGGCTGCACCGGTCAAAGCGCCTGAACCCGAGCCAGAGCCCGTCAAAGCTGAACCGGAACCTGCTCCGGAGCCGGCGAAGGAAGCCGCGCCGGAGCCCGCGAAGGAGCCTGAACCAGCTCCGGAGCCCGAGCCAGCTCCGAAGCCGGCTAAGAAGTCCGTGAAGAAGACCGAAGCTTCGAAGCCTGCGAAGAAAGCTGAACCAGCGCCGGAGCCCGCGAAGCAAGCCGAGCCAGCGCCGGAACCCGCGAAGCAAGCTGAGCCAGCGCCGGAACCCGCGAAGGAGCCTGAGCCGGCGCCGGAACCAGCGAAGCAGGCCGAGCCTGAGGCGAAACCGGAGCCTGAACCAGCTCCGGAGCCTGCCAAAGAGGCCGAACCAGCTCCGGAGCCTGCGAAAGAGGCTGAACCTGCGCCGGAGCCTGCGAAAGAGGCTGAACCAGTCGTAGAAGCGAAAGCGGAGCCCGCGCAAGAGGCTCAGCCGGAACCAGCGCAGGAACCGGCGGCCGAACCGGAAGCCAAGCAAGAGGCAGCGCCGGAAGCGAGCTCGGAGGCTCAGGCTACGGAAGCTGTAAGTGAAACGGAAGCGGCGGGCGAGAACCAGGCAGAGGACGACAAGG TGAAACAGGACAAGGAGGAGGCGATCAAGAAAATAGAGCAATATCTGGTTAAAGCAGCCGAGCAGGCCAG AAGCGACGAGGAGAGGAAGCAGGCGGCCGAGGAGGAGAGGGTGCAGCTCGAGCTGGAAGAGGTGAAGGCGTGGGAAGCGCTGCAGGTGGCGCAGGAACGCGCGGAGCATATCAATGAAATCCTCGACCAGGAGAAAGCGCAGGCCGAGAGGCAAGCCGAGGAGGCGAAAATGGAAGCTGATCGGCTGGAGGCCGAAAGAATACGGGAGGTCGAAAG GCAGCTCGAGCAGGCTCGCCTGACGGCCCTGATGGAGGAAGAGGAGAGAATGATCGTCGAGGAACACCTCGAGAAGGTTAGGGtacaggaagaggaagaggagaggCTGGCGAACGTCGCGATCGACGACACGGACGAAGTGAAAGACGTCGATTGCTCCCGGGACGACGTGGTCGAGAGCGAGGTCACGGATCAGGAGAAAGAGGAGAGGCCGTTCGTGCTGATCGCGGAGGACGAGACGAAG ATCGAGGAAGAAAGCGTCCAGGAAGACGACCACCCGGAGCTACCCGACGACCCGTTCGTCGAGGAGCCGGTAGGAGCAGAGAGCAAAGCACACACAGGCGAGAACGCCGTCGAAGACACGCCGAACGCCGACGATGTGGCATCCGGCGGGGAGGAAGTCTTCGAGTGGGGCGACGAAGACGCGTAA
- the LOC116423963 gene encoding uncharacterized protein LOC116423963 isoform X3, whose product MVYESDFYTTRRPYTRPYVSSYSVTTRPITLPLSTILQLRGIPYMPRMPYVAHKRLVTVIHMPYHTVYHGGSLVPIRVHARVRPSVLAAELNRIRNLWRPSTESYTEKYLQSRDRIYFDDEAREIRAKVDSLLRRVHVFVPRAVASDFLEEIVPERMRSGDYVRRLLSGKSIAKKDPEPVSWYEVPERGDFGTLACVKYVAGNPQSIRRPYYKVADLRPSDIKNDVNFLSYYKKNRQAAANASPDEPMTERELRKARALQPDLDEAALKKVRIIEIEQESKPEKKRGSKKAEARKEPEPEKPKEAAPVKAPEPEPEPVKAEPEPAPEPAKEAAPEPAKEPEPAPEPEPAPKPAKKSVKKTEASKPAKKAEPAPEPAKQAEPAPEPAKQAEPAPEPAKEPEPAPEPAKQAEPEAKPEPAKEAEPAPEPAKEAEPVVEAKAEPAQEAQPEPAQEPAAEPEAKQEAAPEASSEAQATEAVSETEAAGENQAEDDKVKQDKEEAIKKIEQYLVKAAEQARSDEERKQAAEEERVQLELEEVKAWEALQVAQERAEHINEILDQEKAQAERQAEEAKMEADRLEAERIREVERQLEQARLTALMEEEERMIVEEHLEKVRVQEEEEERLANVAIDDTDEVKDVDCSRDDVVESEVTDQEKEERPFVLIAEDETKIEEESVQEDDHPELPDDPFVEEPVGAESKAHTGENAVEDTPNADDVASGGEEVFEWGDEDA is encoded by the exons ACTCGGCCCATTACCCTACCGCTCTCCACTATTCTCCAG TTGAGGGGCATACCATACATGCCTCGCATGCCATACGTGGCGCACAAAAGGCTCGTGACCGTAATCCACATGCCCTACCATACCGTGTACCACGGCGGCAGCCTGGTACCGATAAGAGTTCATGCGCGCGTACGACCCAGCGTCCTCGCAGCGGAGCTGAACAGGATACGGAACCTGTGGAGGCCCTCGACCGAGTCCTACACGGAGAAGTATCTTCAATCCAGGGATCGCATC TACTTCGACGACGAGGCGAGGGAAATACGCGCTAAAGTCGATTCCCTTCTGCGACGGGTACACGTGTTCGTCCCACGAGCCGTAGCAAG CGACTTCTTGGAAGAGATCGTGCCGGAACGTATGCGCAGCGGGGATTACGTGCGCCGCCTGCTGTCCGGCAAGTCGATCGCGAAGAAGGACCCGGAGCCGGTCTCCTGGTACGAGGTGCCCGAAAGGGGTGACTTCGGCACCCTGGCCTGCGTCAAGTACGTCGCGGGCAACCCCCAGTCCATCAGGAGGCCGTACTACAAGGTCGCCGATCTCCGTCCCTCCGACATCAAGAACGACGTTAATTTTCTGAGCTACTACAAAAAGAATCGGCAGGCGGCTGCCAACGCCT CGCCGGACGAGCCGATGACGGAGAGAGAGCTACGAAAGG CGCGAGCGCTACAGCCTGATTTAGACGAGGCGGCGCTGAAGAAAG TGCGTATAATAGAGATCGAGCAGGAGTCGAAGCCGGAAAAGAAACGGGGCTCCAAGAAGGCGGAAGCGAGGAAAGAGCCGGAGCCGGAGAAACCGAAGGAGGCTGCACCGGTCAAAGCGCCTGAACCCGAGCCAGAGCCCGTCAAAGCTGAACCGGAACCTGCTCCGGAGCCGGCGAAGGAAGCCGCGCCGGAGCCCGCGAAGGAGCCTGAACCAGCTCCGGAGCCCGAGCCAGCTCCGAAGCCGGCTAAGAAGTCCGTGAAGAAGACCGAAGCTTCGAAGCCTGCGAAGAAAGCTGAACCAGCGCCGGAGCCCGCGAAGCAAGCCGAGCCAGCGCCGGAACCCGCGAAGCAAGCTGAGCCAGCGCCGGAACCCGCGAAGGAGCCTGAGCCGGCGCCGGAACCAGCGAAGCAGGCCGAGCCTGAGGCGAAACCGGAGC CTGCGAAAGAGGCTGAACCTGCGCCGGAGCCTGCGAAAGAGGCTGAACCAGTCGTAGAAGCGAAAGCGGAGCCCGCGCAAGAGGCTCAGCCGGAACCAGCGCAGGAACCGGCGGCCGAACCGGAAGCCAAGCAAGAGGCAGCGCCGGAAGCGAGCTCGGAGGCTCAGGCTACGGAAGCTGTAAGTGAAACGGAAGCGGCGGGCGAGAACCAGGCAGAGGACGACAAGG TGAAACAGGACAAGGAGGAGGCGATCAAGAAAATAGAGCAATATCTGGTTAAAGCAGCCGAGCAGGCCAG AAGCGACGAGGAGAGGAAGCAGGCGGCCGAGGAGGAGAGGGTGCAGCTCGAGCTGGAAGAGGTGAAGGCGTGGGAAGCGCTGCAGGTGGCGCAGGAACGCGCGGAGCATATCAATGAAATCCTCGACCAGGAGAAAGCGCAGGCCGAGAGGCAAGCCGAGGAGGCGAAAATGGAAGCTGATCGGCTGGAGGCCGAAAGAATACGGGAGGTCGAAAG GCAGCTCGAGCAGGCTCGCCTGACGGCCCTGATGGAGGAAGAGGAGAGAATGATCGTCGAGGAACACCTCGAGAAGGTTAGGGtacaggaagaggaagaggagaggCTGGCGAACGTCGCGATCGACGACACGGACGAAGTGAAAGACGTCGATTGCTCCCGGGACGACGTGGTCGAGAGCGAGGTCACGGATCAGGAGAAAGAGGAGAGGCCGTTCGTGCTGATCGCGGAGGACGAGACGAAG ATCGAGGAAGAAAGCGTCCAGGAAGACGACCACCCGGAGCTACCCGACGACCCGTTCGTCGAGGAGCCGGTAGGAGCAGAGAGCAAAGCACACACAGGCGAGAACGCCGTCGAAGACACGCCGAACGCCGACGATGTGGCATCCGGCGGGGAGGAAGTCTTCGAGTGGGGCGACGAAGACGCGTAA
- the LOC116423963 gene encoding uncharacterized protein LOC116423963 isoform X2 — MVYESDFYTTRRPYTRPYVSSYSVTTRPITLPLSTILQLRGIPYMPRMPYVAHKRLVTVIHMPYHTVYHGGSLVPIRVHARVRPSVLAAELNRIRNLWRPSTESYTEKYLQSRDRIYFDDEAREIRAKVDSLLRRVHVFVPRAVASDFLEEIVPERMRSGDYVRRLLSGKSIAKKDPEPVSWYEVPERGDFGTLACVKYVAGNPQSIRRPYYKVADLRPSDIKNDVNFLSYYKKNRQAAANASPDEPMTERELRKVRIIEIEQESKPEKKRGSKKAEARKEPEPEKPKEAAPVKAPEPEPEPVKAEPEPAPEPAKEAAPEPAKEPEPAPEPEPAPKPAKKSVKKTEASKPAKKAEPAPEPAKQAEPAPEPAKQAEPAPEPAKEPEPAPEPAKQAEPEAKPEPEPAPEPAKEAEPAPEPAKEAEPAPEPAKEAEPVVEAKAEPAQEAQPEPAQEPAAEPEAKQEAAPEASSEAQATEAVSETEAAGENQAEDDKVKQDKEEAIKKIEQYLVKAAEQARSDEERKQAAEEERVQLELEEVKAWEALQVAQERAEHINEILDQEKAQAERQAEEAKMEADRLEAERIREVERQLEQARLTALMEEEERMIVEEHLEKVRVQEEEEERLANVAIDDTDEVKDVDCSRDDVVESEVTDQEKEERPFVLIAEDETKIEEESVQEDDHPELPDDPFVEEPVGAESKAHTGENAVEDTPNADDVASGGEEVFEWGDEDA; from the exons ACTCGGCCCATTACCCTACCGCTCTCCACTATTCTCCAG TTGAGGGGCATACCATACATGCCTCGCATGCCATACGTGGCGCACAAAAGGCTCGTGACCGTAATCCACATGCCCTACCATACCGTGTACCACGGCGGCAGCCTGGTACCGATAAGAGTTCATGCGCGCGTACGACCCAGCGTCCTCGCAGCGGAGCTGAACAGGATACGGAACCTGTGGAGGCCCTCGACCGAGTCCTACACGGAGAAGTATCTTCAATCCAGGGATCGCATC TACTTCGACGACGAGGCGAGGGAAATACGCGCTAAAGTCGATTCCCTTCTGCGACGGGTACACGTGTTCGTCCCACGAGCCGTAGCAAG CGACTTCTTGGAAGAGATCGTGCCGGAACGTATGCGCAGCGGGGATTACGTGCGCCGCCTGCTGTCCGGCAAGTCGATCGCGAAGAAGGACCCGGAGCCGGTCTCCTGGTACGAGGTGCCCGAAAGGGGTGACTTCGGCACCCTGGCCTGCGTCAAGTACGTCGCGGGCAACCCCCAGTCCATCAGGAGGCCGTACTACAAGGTCGCCGATCTCCGTCCCTCCGACATCAAGAACGACGTTAATTTTCTGAGCTACTACAAAAAGAATCGGCAGGCGGCTGCCAACGCCT CGCCGGACGAGCCGATGACGGAGAGAGAGCTACGAAAGG TGCGTATAATAGAGATCGAGCAGGAGTCGAAGCCGGAAAAGAAACGGGGCTCCAAGAAGGCGGAAGCGAGGAAAGAGCCGGAGCCGGAGAAACCGAAGGAGGCTGCACCGGTCAAAGCGCCTGAACCCGAGCCAGAGCCCGTCAAAGCTGAACCGGAACCTGCTCCGGAGCCGGCGAAGGAAGCCGCGCCGGAGCCCGCGAAGGAGCCTGAACCAGCTCCGGAGCCCGAGCCAGCTCCGAAGCCGGCTAAGAAGTCCGTGAAGAAGACCGAAGCTTCGAAGCCTGCGAAGAAAGCTGAACCAGCGCCGGAGCCCGCGAAGCAAGCCGAGCCAGCGCCGGAACCCGCGAAGCAAGCTGAGCCAGCGCCGGAACCCGCGAAGGAGCCTGAGCCGGCGCCGGAACCAGCGAAGCAGGCCGAGCCTGAGGCGAAACCGGAGCCTGAACCAGCTCCGGAGCCTGCCAAAGAGGCCGAACCAGCTCCGGAGCCTGCGAAAGAGGCTGAACCTGCGCCGGAGCCTGCGAAAGAGGCTGAACCAGTCGTAGAAGCGAAAGCGGAGCCCGCGCAAGAGGCTCAGCCGGAACCAGCGCAGGAACCGGCGGCCGAACCGGAAGCCAAGCAAGAGGCAGCGCCGGAAGCGAGCTCGGAGGCTCAGGCTACGGAAGCTGTAAGTGAAACGGAAGCGGCGGGCGAGAACCAGGCAGAGGACGACAAGG TGAAACAGGACAAGGAGGAGGCGATCAAGAAAATAGAGCAATATCTGGTTAAAGCAGCCGAGCAGGCCAG AAGCGACGAGGAGAGGAAGCAGGCGGCCGAGGAGGAGAGGGTGCAGCTCGAGCTGGAAGAGGTGAAGGCGTGGGAAGCGCTGCAGGTGGCGCAGGAACGCGCGGAGCATATCAATGAAATCCTCGACCAGGAGAAAGCGCAGGCCGAGAGGCAAGCCGAGGAGGCGAAAATGGAAGCTGATCGGCTGGAGGCCGAAAGAATACGGGAGGTCGAAAG GCAGCTCGAGCAGGCTCGCCTGACGGCCCTGATGGAGGAAGAGGAGAGAATGATCGTCGAGGAACACCTCGAGAAGGTTAGGGtacaggaagaggaagaggagaggCTGGCGAACGTCGCGATCGACGACACGGACGAAGTGAAAGACGTCGATTGCTCCCGGGACGACGTGGTCGAGAGCGAGGTCACGGATCAGGAGAAAGAGGAGAGGCCGTTCGTGCTGATCGCGGAGGACGAGACGAAG ATCGAGGAAGAAAGCGTCCAGGAAGACGACCACCCGGAGCTACCCGACGACCCGTTCGTCGAGGAGCCGGTAGGAGCAGAGAGCAAAGCACACACAGGCGAGAACGCCGTCGAAGACACGCCGAACGCCGACGATGTGGCATCCGGCGGGGAGGAAGTCTTCGAGTGGGGCGACGAAGACGCGTAA
- the LOC116423963 gene encoding uncharacterized protein LOC116423963 isoform X4 has product MVYESDFYTTRRPYTRPYVSSYSVTTRPITLPLSTILQLRGIPYMPRMPYVAHKRLVTVIHMPYHTVYHGGSLVPIRVHARVRPSVLAAELNRIRNLWRPSTESYTEKYLQSRDRIYFDDEAREIRAKVDSLLRRVHVFVPRAVASDFLEEIVPERMRSGDYVRRLLSGKSIAKKDPEPVSWYEVPERGDFGTLACVKYVAGNPQSIRRPYYKVADLRPSDIKNDVNFLSYYKKNRQAAANALRIIEIEQESKPEKKRGSKKAEARKEPEPEKPKEAAPVKAPEPEPEPVKAEPEPAPEPAKEAAPEPAKEPEPAPEPEPAPKPAKKSVKKTEASKPAKKAEPAPEPAKQAEPAPEPAKQAEPAPEPAKEPEPAPEPAKQAEPEAKPEPEPAPEPAKEAEPAPEPAKEAEPAPEPAKEAEPVVEAKAEPAQEAQPEPAQEPAAEPEAKQEAAPEASSEAQATEAVSETEAAGENQAEDDKVKQDKEEAIKKIEQYLVKAAEQARSDEERKQAAEEERVQLELEEVKAWEALQVAQERAEHINEILDQEKAQAERQAEEAKMEADRLEAERIREVERQLEQARLTALMEEEERMIVEEHLEKVRVQEEEEERLANVAIDDTDEVKDVDCSRDDVVESEVTDQEKEERPFVLIAEDETKIEEESVQEDDHPELPDDPFVEEPVGAESKAHTGENAVEDTPNADDVASGGEEVFEWGDEDA; this is encoded by the exons ACTCGGCCCATTACCCTACCGCTCTCCACTATTCTCCAG TTGAGGGGCATACCATACATGCCTCGCATGCCATACGTGGCGCACAAAAGGCTCGTGACCGTAATCCACATGCCCTACCATACCGTGTACCACGGCGGCAGCCTGGTACCGATAAGAGTTCATGCGCGCGTACGACCCAGCGTCCTCGCAGCGGAGCTGAACAGGATACGGAACCTGTGGAGGCCCTCGACCGAGTCCTACACGGAGAAGTATCTTCAATCCAGGGATCGCATC TACTTCGACGACGAGGCGAGGGAAATACGCGCTAAAGTCGATTCCCTTCTGCGACGGGTACACGTGTTCGTCCCACGAGCCGTAGCAAG CGACTTCTTGGAAGAGATCGTGCCGGAACGTATGCGCAGCGGGGATTACGTGCGCCGCCTGCTGTCCGGCAAGTCGATCGCGAAGAAGGACCCGGAGCCGGTCTCCTGGTACGAGGTGCCCGAAAGGGGTGACTTCGGCACCCTGGCCTGCGTCAAGTACGTCGCGGGCAACCCCCAGTCCATCAGGAGGCCGTACTACAAGGTCGCCGATCTCCGTCCCTCCGACATCAAGAACGACGTTAATTTTCTGAGCTACTACAAAAAGAATCGGCAGGCGGCTGCCAACGCCT TGCGTATAATAGAGATCGAGCAGGAGTCGAAGCCGGAAAAGAAACGGGGCTCCAAGAAGGCGGAAGCGAGGAAAGAGCCGGAGCCGGAGAAACCGAAGGAGGCTGCACCGGTCAAAGCGCCTGAACCCGAGCCAGAGCCCGTCAAAGCTGAACCGGAACCTGCTCCGGAGCCGGCGAAGGAAGCCGCGCCGGAGCCCGCGAAGGAGCCTGAACCAGCTCCGGAGCCCGAGCCAGCTCCGAAGCCGGCTAAGAAGTCCGTGAAGAAGACCGAAGCTTCGAAGCCTGCGAAGAAAGCTGAACCAGCGCCGGAGCCCGCGAAGCAAGCCGAGCCAGCGCCGGAACCCGCGAAGCAAGCTGAGCCAGCGCCGGAACCCGCGAAGGAGCCTGAGCCGGCGCCGGAACCAGCGAAGCAGGCCGAGCCTGAGGCGAAACCGGAGCCTGAACCAGCTCCGGAGCCTGCCAAAGAGGCCGAACCAGCTCCGGAGCCTGCGAAAGAGGCTGAACCTGCGCCGGAGCCTGCGAAAGAGGCTGAACCAGTCGTAGAAGCGAAAGCGGAGCCCGCGCAAGAGGCTCAGCCGGAACCAGCGCAGGAACCGGCGGCCGAACCGGAAGCCAAGCAAGAGGCAGCGCCGGAAGCGAGCTCGGAGGCTCAGGCTACGGAAGCTGTAAGTGAAACGGAAGCGGCGGGCGAGAACCAGGCAGAGGACGACAAGG TGAAACAGGACAAGGAGGAGGCGATCAAGAAAATAGAGCAATATCTGGTTAAAGCAGCCGAGCAGGCCAG AAGCGACGAGGAGAGGAAGCAGGCGGCCGAGGAGGAGAGGGTGCAGCTCGAGCTGGAAGAGGTGAAGGCGTGGGAAGCGCTGCAGGTGGCGCAGGAACGCGCGGAGCATATCAATGAAATCCTCGACCAGGAGAAAGCGCAGGCCGAGAGGCAAGCCGAGGAGGCGAAAATGGAAGCTGATCGGCTGGAGGCCGAAAGAATACGGGAGGTCGAAAG GCAGCTCGAGCAGGCTCGCCTGACGGCCCTGATGGAGGAAGAGGAGAGAATGATCGTCGAGGAACACCTCGAGAAGGTTAGGGtacaggaagaggaagaggagaggCTGGCGAACGTCGCGATCGACGACACGGACGAAGTGAAAGACGTCGATTGCTCCCGGGACGACGTGGTCGAGAGCGAGGTCACGGATCAGGAGAAAGAGGAGAGGCCGTTCGTGCTGATCGCGGAGGACGAGACGAAG ATCGAGGAAGAAAGCGTCCAGGAAGACGACCACCCGGAGCTACCCGACGACCCGTTCGTCGAGGAGCCGGTAGGAGCAGAGAGCAAAGCACACACAGGCGAGAACGCCGTCGAAGACACGCCGAACGCCGACGATGTGGCATCCGGCGGGGAGGAAGTCTTCGAGTGGGGCGACGAAGACGCGTAA